The region AAATAGACGTATGAGATACAACTACTCTTCTGTATTCTTTAGAAAATTCTAAAACGATAAACTTCAACGTTTCTCCTTTTTCTAGTTTTGTACCATCTTCTTTTTCTAAGAATCTGCTTGGCGCAAAACCTTCTACACCATCAGAAAAAGTTATTACTGCTCCTTTATCATTCTTTTCTTTTACAAGACCTTCATGAATAGAACCAATTGCGTAGGTAGCTTCATGAGCATCCCAAGGATTATCTTGTGTTTGCTTATGACCTAGATTTAATTTTCTATTTTCTACATCTAATTCTAAAACTTGAACTTCTAATTGCTGACCAACAGTTACAAAATCTGACGGATGCTTAATTTTCTTAGTCCAAGATAAATCAGAAATATATACTAAACCATCAATTCCTTCTTCTAGCTCAACAAAAACACCAAAGTTTGTGTAATTTCTTACCGTACCTGTGTGTGTTGAACCTACTGGGAATTTAGTTGTAATATCTGTCCAAGGATCTGGATGTAATTGTTTAATACCTAAAGACATTTTACGGTCTTCTCTATCTAAAGTTAAAATTTGAGCTTCAACTTTATCACCAACTTTTACGAAATCTTGTGCAGAACGTAAGTGTGTTGACCAAGACATTTCACTCACGTGAATTAATCCTTCAACTCCTTGTTCTACTTCAACAAATGCGCCATAATCAGCAATAACAACAACTTCACCGTTCACTTTATCTCCAACTTTTAAATCAGTACTTAAAGCTTCCCAAGGATGCGCGGTTAATTGTTTTAAACCTAATTGTATTCTAGATTTGTTATCATCAAAATCTAAAATTACAACATTTAATTTTTGATCTAATTCTACAACTTCATTAGGATGATTGATTCTTGACCAAGATAAATCAGTAATATGCACCAATCCATCAACACCACCTAAATCAACAAAGACTCCATAAGAAGTAATATTTTTAACAATACCTTCTAATACTTGTCCTTTTTCTAATTGACCAATAATTTCCTTTTTCTGTAGTTCAATATCCGCTTCGATAAGTGCTTTATGAGATACCACAACGTTTTTAAATTCGTGATTGATTTTCACAACTTTAAATTCCATTGTTTTTTCTACATATTGATCGTAATCTCTAATTGGCTTTACGTCAATCTGAGATCCTGGTAAGAATGCTTCAATTCCGAAAACATCTACAATCATACCACCTCTAGTTCTACATTTAACGAAACCATTAACGACTTCACCAGTTTCATGCGCATTGTTAACACGCTCCCAAGCTTTAATTACTCTTGCTTTTCTATGAGATAAAACTAACTGACCAGAAGAATCTTCTCTTTTGTCAACTAATACTTCTACAGTATCACCCTCTTTTAAACCTTGGTTATAACGAAATTCGTTCAAAGAAATAACTCCTTCAGATTTAGAATTGATATCGATAATCGCATCTCTATCCGTAATTCTGATTACAGTTCCTTCAATTACATCACGCTCATTTACGAAACCTACAGTTCCTACTAAAGCTTCTTCAAAAGCCTTTAATTTTTCTTCATCAACAGCTTCAATACCTTGTTCGTACTTATGCCAGTTAAAATCCGCTAAAAATTGAGTAGGATCTTGTTTAACTTCTGCAGCTGGAGTTGCTGTTTCTTGTACTTCAGCAGCAACTACTTGCTCTTCAGTGTTTTTTGTTTCTTCAGACATTTCTGAAAATAATTTTTGTATCTTATTGTTATTCAGATTTTTAACGATTAAAACAATGAGAGATGTTTTTATAATTTTTCGTTTAAATTTCCTTTTCTAAATCTGTTACCGTAAAAAGGAGTGCAAATTTACAAAAAATACTTGATTTTGAAAGTCTTACCATTAAAATTTTTATTTTTGACGTTCATTATAAATCAATTGACAATCAAAATCTTATGAAACTTATTTTAAAATTATTCCTTATTTTTCTATTTCTTATGAGTGTATCCTGTAAAAACAACACGCATTCGCTCATCAAACATCATAAATCTCATGAAAAAAGCCGAAAAAATGCTCCTTTTTCTGATGCTGTACAGGTAAACAATTTATTCTTTTTAACAGGTCAAATTGGTAAAAATCATACTACTGGAAAAATTGTAAAAGGTGGCATAGAAGCAGAAACCAGACAAGCCATAATAAATATTGAAGCAGTTTTAAAGCATCACCAATTGACTTTAAAAGATGTTATTAAATGCACTGTAATTTTATCAGATGTAAATGATTTCTCTAAAATGAATACAATTTATCGTACTTTTTTTACTGATAATCTACCCGCGAGAACAACCTTTGAAGCCACTTTAGTAGCGGGTGCAAAAATTGAAATTGAAATTATTGCGGTAAGACAATAATAATAATAATCATAATCATTGTTGTCCGATAAAAGATAAAAAGACCGCTTTCGCTGTTAGAACCAAGAGCAAAAACTTGAATGTAACTAACTGAAAAACAATATTATTACGATTTTAAATTTTTCGATACATCATAAATTCTAAAGCGGTTTTAATAGCAAGGTGTACTACTTTAAAAACTCTTGAAAATCAAGACTATCAATACTTTAAAACACTTTACCTAATTTTAATCGGACAACACTATATAATAATAATAATAATAATAGGTTTTACACTAGCAATTCTTAATATCTTGATCATAATCTAACTAATACTAATGCTGCATTGAAATGACCACAATAAAACACCCTTTTTTCCTTTCTATTTTAACATAAAAAAAACCGTAACGAATGTTTCTATTTTCTAGAAAGAAAAAAAATCATCATTTTATTTTACAATAATTTCAAAACAGAATTGGTATAAAATTGGTAAAATCCTGTCTAAAATATATTCTTTTGACTCACTTTTTAATCTCAAATACATTTTATTCTTGATAAGCAAAAAACTACCTTTGCATTTTTAAAAACCATTGGGGTTTATTTTAATACAGATGGATAAAAAAACACAAAATTTAGTTGATAAAGGTATAATGCTCCCATTAATGGAAGAGTTTTATACCATTCAAGGTGAAGGTTGCCACACAGGAACTGCTGCTTACTTTGTTAGAGTTGGAGGCTGTGACGTAGGTTGCCATTGGTGTGATGTAAAAGAAAGTTGGAATGCGGATTTACACCCACCAACTTTAGCAGATAACATTGTGAACAATGTAAAAAAATATGCCAATACGGTAGTCATTACAGGTGGCGAACCTTTAATGTGGTCCATGGATTATATTACTGAATTACTTCAAAAAAATAACATAAAAACGCATATAGAAACTTCTGGAGCCTATGCGTTTTCTGGAATATGGGATTGGTTTTGTTTATCCCCTAAAAGAAACAAATTACCGCTAAAAGAGGCCTACGCAGAAGCAGATGAACTAAAAATGATTATCCACAACAAAGCTGATTTCATTTTTGCAGAAGAACAAGCTGCAAAAGTGGGAAACAAATGTCAATTATTTTTGCAACCAGAATGGAGTAAAAAAGAAAAAATGACATCTCAAATTGTTGATTATGTCATGAAAAATCCAAAATGGAAAATTTCTCTTCAAACACACAAATATTTAAATATTCCTTAAAATTGTAAGTTGCTAATTTTTATCGTTTAAAGAAATATGAAATATGTAAATATTCTATTTTTTTAGTTACGTACTCTTGTAATCAAGAAAATTCATTGATTGAAGACGTTCTATAAACACAATATGTTCCTTCGGACAAAGAAAAAAAATCTGTTGATCACAAAGATTGATGACTGCAATAATTTCAAAACGGAATTGTTATAAATCCGGAATCATCAGCGATAAAGAAATCACGCAAATAGATCAATCTCCTCAT is a window of Polaribacter litorisediminis DNA encoding:
- a CDS encoding RidA family protein, whose product is MKLILKLFLIFLFLMSVSCKNNTHSLIKHHKSHEKSRKNAPFSDAVQVNNLFFLTGQIGKNHTTGKIVKGGIEAETRQAIINIEAVLKHHQLTLKDVIKCTVILSDVNDFSKMNTIYRTFFTDNLPARTTFEATLVAGAKIEIEIIAVRQ
- the rpsA gene encoding 30S ribosomal protein S1 translates to MSEETKNTEEQVVAAEVQETATPAAEVKQDPTQFLADFNWHKYEQGIEAVDEEKLKAFEEALVGTVGFVNERDVIEGTVIRITDRDAIIDINSKSEGVISLNEFRYNQGLKEGDTVEVLVDKREDSSGQLVLSHRKARVIKAWERVNNAHETGEVVNGFVKCRTRGGMIVDVFGIEAFLPGSQIDVKPIRDYDQYVEKTMEFKVVKINHEFKNVVVSHKALIEADIELQKKEIIGQLEKGQVLEGIVKNITSYGVFVDLGGVDGLVHITDLSWSRINHPNEVVELDQKLNVVILDFDDNKSRIQLGLKQLTAHPWEALSTDLKVGDKVNGEVVVIADYGAFVEVEQGVEGLIHVSEMSWSTHLRSAQDFVKVGDKVEAQILTLDREDRKMSLGIKQLHPDPWTDITTKFPVGSTHTGTVRNYTNFGVFVELEEGIDGLVYISDLSWTKKIKHPSDFVTVGQQLEVQVLELDVENRKLNLGHKQTQDNPWDAHEATYAIGSIHEGLVKEKNDKGAVITFSDGVEGFAPSRFLEKEDGTKLEKGETLKFIVLEFSKEYRRVVVSHTSIFKEQERKNIKAAVKKSADAEKTTFGDIGGLAALKKKMEAGAKKKK
- a CDS encoding 7-carboxy-7-deazaguanine synthase QueE; its protein translation is MDKKTQNLVDKGIMLPLMEEFYTIQGEGCHTGTAAYFVRVGGCDVGCHWCDVKESWNADLHPPTLADNIVNNVKKYANTVVITGGEPLMWSMDYITELLQKNNIKTHIETSGAYAFSGIWDWFCLSPKRNKLPLKEAYAEADELKMIIHNKADFIFAEEQAAKVGNKCQLFLQPEWSKKEKMTSQIVDYVMKNPKWKISLQTHKYLNIP